The genomic DNA AATTCTCCTGTTAATAAATCTTTGACAGTTGCTAATAGAACTCTGCGATTATCTACTGCAAATAAAACAGATATTCTATCAATTCCTGCATCCCCTGGAGGGTTAAGTTTTGCTACACATACCTGTTGATGTTGGGTATCTAAGGAACGATAACTTTCTTGATGTTGGAGAGTGCTGGAAGTCATTCTTCCTGAAGCATCAAAAGCTATTTCTGTTTGTGACATATCACCCACTTCACCAATATCTAAACGAATTTCTGTTTGTCCATTATTTGCAGTTTGTAAAGTTAACCATTGAGAACTTTGACAAGGATATTTTGTACCTTTAGTAAATATAGGATGATAAATATAACTTTTGCTGTAATTATCCCATAAACGAATTGCGTAACTATGACGTAGAAAATCATCTATTGCTGTAATTTGGGTAATTGCTAATGCACCATGACAGACAGCATCAAAGGGTTTATTTAACCTAACTTTGTTTTTCCCAAAATAAGAAATAATTAATTGCTGAACTGTGGGAATTAAACAACTTCCTCCTACTAATAAAACCTGTTCAATATCATTTTTAGTAATACCTTTTCTGAGTGCAAAGGTTAAAACATCATCTAACGCATCGCGTAATTGTTGTAAAAATTGCCGATATTCTAAAATTTCTTCTAATTTTTCCCGGTTAATTTTTAACTCATAAGACATAAAAGATTCATCATCAAACCAACTTTCGGCAGCAGTTTGATTTTTAGAAAGTTGAATTTTTAAACGTTCAGCAATTTCTAGGAGGTTCTGATAACCAATTTTACCAATTTGTTCAGGTGTGAGATTTTGAGAACGCAAATAATCATCAACTATCCAAACATCAATATCTTCACCACCTACATAAGCTTCTGATTTTGCTAAAACCTCAGCACGTAGATTATGATTCTGATCAGAAGTTGCAACAGTTTTGACTAAACTTAAATCTAAAGTTCCCCCACCAAAATCAACCACTAAAATTAATTTACCAGGAGATTTTACAGCATAACCTAAAGCTGCTGCGGTAGATTCATCTATAATAGAAACTTGAGGAACATTTAATTTTTGACCTAAATCTCTAAACCAATCTAAATATCGTTCAAAAGCACCAACGGGAACAGTGAAAATTAAATGACTAGGTTCGATATTTTGCTTTTTAATTTCTTGCCAAATAGTTTGGATAAACAACTCAGAAACAGAAATAGAATCATAACTAATCCCATCTATTTGTATT from Okeanomitos corallinicola TIOX110 includes the following:
- a CDS encoding Hsp70 family protein; this encodes MTTIAIDFGTSNTVISILEADTQQPKSLRFPNLSRIFVSVIPQGERLEYPVIPSLLFIKSTDNIILGEGVRSQRLGLSQSYPPERLFKKFKRDLAGDYQPPPIQIDGISYDSISVSELFIQTIWQEIKKQNIEPSHLIFTVPVGAFERYLDWFRDLGQKLNVPQVSIIDESTAAALGYAVKSPGKLILVVDFGGGTLDLSLVKTVATSDQNHNLRAEVLAKSEAYVGGEDIDVWIVDDYLRSQNLTPEQIGKIGYQNLLEIAERLKIQLSKNQTAAESWFDDESFMSYELKINREKLEEILEYRQFLQQLRDALDDVLTFALRKGITKNDIEQVLLVGGSCLIPTVQQLIISYFGKNKVRLNKPFDAVCHGALAITQITAIDDFLRHSYAIRLWDNYSKSYIYHPIFTKGTKYPCQSSQWLTLQTANNGQTEIRLDIGEVGDMSQTEIAFDASGRMTSSTLQHQESYRSLDTQHQQVCVAKLNPPGDAGIDRISVLFAVDNRRVLLATVKDLLTGELLVDQGEIYKLK